One genomic region from Dehalobacter restrictus DSM 9455 encodes:
- a CDS encoding YwbE family protein, whose protein sequence is MDGNNRANIKPGTHVFIVQKQDQRTEKLTEGIVKDILTNSSNHPHGIKVRLSNGIVGRVKQIIP, encoded by the coding sequence ATGGATGGAAATAATCGTGCAAATATTAAGCCCGGCACACACGTTTTTATCGTACAAAAACAAGATCAGCGAACAGAAAAATTGACCGAAGGAATCGTTAAAGATATTCTAACGAATTCATCGAATCATCCTCATGGAATTAAAGTCCGGCTAAGTAATGGCATTGTAGGTCGAGTAAAGCAAATCATTCCTTAG
- a CDS encoding RluA family pseudouridine synthase yields MKKANTKHRPEKQASLIVDKENELLKFLIAQLPQQGRNSIKSLLAHRQISVDGEVTTLFNYPLVAGQKVNINRSKVYQERRELKPLGLKIFFEDEYLIIIEKPAGMLSIATDREKELTAYNVLSTHIKKRDNQSRVFVVHRLDRETSGVMMFAKSEEIKEKLQNAWKEVVLERSYAVVVHGPLTDDQGTITSWLTENKALRMYSSKTPNGGQKAVTHYKVLEKNNSYSLLEVKLETGRKNQIRIHMQDIGHSVIGDIKYGGIKSSINRLGLHAHILAFKHPVTNEIMHFESPIPKEFLSFFHKKQNK; encoded by the coding sequence ATGAAAAAAGCAAATACCAAACATCGTCCAGAGAAACAAGCTTCCCTTATCGTTGATAAAGAAAATGAATTGTTAAAGTTCCTTATCGCTCAGTTGCCACAACAAGGGAGAAACTCTATTAAGTCACTTCTCGCCCATCGCCAGATTTCTGTAGACGGCGAAGTAACAACTTTGTTTAACTATCCGTTGGTTGCTGGTCAAAAGGTTAACATTAATCGGAGCAAAGTCTATCAAGAAAGAAGAGAGCTCAAGCCCCTGGGGCTAAAGATTTTCTTTGAAGATGAATATCTTATCATCATAGAAAAACCTGCCGGAATGCTTTCAATCGCGACCGACAGAGAAAAGGAATTAACAGCTTATAATGTTTTAAGTACACATATCAAAAAAAGAGATAATCAGAGTCGGGTTTTTGTTGTACATCGACTGGATAGAGAAACCTCCGGGGTCATGATGTTTGCCAAAAGCGAAGAGATAAAGGAAAAACTCCAAAACGCCTGGAAGGAAGTTGTTCTGGAAAGAAGTTATGCCGTGGTTGTTCATGGTCCCCTAACCGACGATCAAGGGACCATCACCTCTTGGTTAACGGAAAATAAAGCGCTTCGAATGTACTCTAGCAAGACTCCCAATGGGGGGCAAAAAGCCGTGACCCATTACAAGGTATTGGAAAAAAACAATTCCTATTCTTTATTGGAGGTAAAACTGGAGACCGGCCGCAAAAATCAAATACGTATTCATATGCAAGATATCGGGCACAGTGTTATCGGGGATATAAAATATGGAGGAATAAAGAGCAGCATCAACCGGTTAGGACTTCATGCTCACATCCTGGCTTTCAAGCATCCGGTAACCAATGAAATTATGCATTTTGAAAGTCCGATTCCTAAAGAGTTCTTGAGTTTTTTTCATAAAAAACAAAATAAGTAA
- a CDS encoding helix-turn-helix transcriptional regulator: MKINRLLEMIILLLNKGTITAGELSDRFQVSVRTIYRDIDILSTSGVPVVMTRGNGGGISLLEEYSLSKVMISEQERDGLLLALQTLQATGYPQSEDILTKLGAVFKEPSRKDRIEIDFSYWSTRPMKRINSTILKKRFGSAG; encoded by the coding sequence ATGAAGATCAACCGGCTTTTGGAAATGATTATTCTTTTATTGAATAAAGGGACCATCACTGCCGGTGAGCTCTCCGACCGGTTTCAGGTATCTGTGCGGACGATTTACCGGGATATTGATATTCTATCCACGTCCGGGGTTCCGGTGGTGATGACCAGAGGCAACGGCGGGGGAATATCGCTGCTGGAGGAGTATTCTCTGAGCAAGGTCATGATCAGTGAGCAGGAGAGGGACGGTTTGCTGCTTGCTTTGCAGACCCTGCAAGCTACCGGATATCCGCAAAGCGAGGATATCCTGACAAAACTTGGAGCGGTGTTTAAGGAGCCCTCCCGCAAAGATCGGATCGAGATTGATTTCTCTTATTGGAGCACACGCCCAATGAAAAGAATAAATTCAACGATATTAAAGAAGCGATTTGGCAGCGCAGGGTAA
- a CDS encoding helix-turn-helix transcriptional regulator has protein sequence MEHTPNEKNKFNDIKEAIWQRRVISFDYVNSNGLKSSRSAEPERLLYKGHTWYLIAYCRKREGHRIFRLTRVKNVMVLEETFTPRLCPEWEEEASGLPDSVHLKLKFQPRILNRIYDDFAEELITKNEDGTLVVEVDFPEDEWVYGYILSFGSYVEVLEPVHIRRIVTERLKQALEKYEAPQI, from the coding sequence TTGGAGCACACGCCCAATGAAAAGAATAAATTCAACGATATTAAAGAAGCGATTTGGCAGCGCAGGGTAATTTCCTTTGATTACGTAAATTCCAATGGCCTAAAAAGCAGCCGTTCGGCTGAACCGGAGAGGCTGCTGTACAAAGGCCATACCTGGTATTTAATTGCTTACTGCCGCAAGCGGGAAGGGCACCGCATTTTTCGTCTGACCAGAGTTAAAAATGTTATGGTCTTGGAAGAAACATTTACCCCGAGGCTTTGTCCGGAATGGGAAGAAGAGGCAAGCGGCCTACCGGATTCTGTCCATCTTAAACTAAAGTTTCAGCCCAGGATCTTAAACCGGATTTACGATGATTTTGCCGAAGAACTCATTACAAAAAATGAGGACGGCACTTTGGTCGTCGAGGTGGACTTTCCGGAAGATGAGTGGGTCTATGGCTATATCCTTTCTTTCGGCAGCTATGTTGAAGTATTGGAGCCCGTACATATCCGGCGAATCGTTACCGAACGGTTAAAACAGGCTTTAGAAAAATACGAAGCTCCTCAAATATGA